The Streptomyces sp. ICC1 DNA window GTGCGGAAGTAGTAGAGGAGGTGGCCGCTGCTCATGCCGACCTGGCGGCCCAGGCCGGCCATGGTCAGCCCGTCCAGGCCGCGCTCGGCGATGGTGGCCATGGCGGCGACCAGGACGTCCTCGCGCGGCGGCGCGTTCTTGCGCGCGGCACGTACCTCACCCGCCACCATGGCCCACTCCTCGTTCTGGTCCGCCCGTCCCGTCCCTCGGACGGGTCAGACCTTCGGCTGCTGCTGGGTGATGCAGTGGATTCCGCCACCCCCGGCGAAAATCGTACGTGCGTCGACGAGCGTCACGGTCCGCTCCGGGAACAGACCGCGGAAGATCTCCGCCGCCTCCTCGTCGCGCGGGTCGTCGAAGGCGCACAGGACCACGCCGCCGTTGCACAGGTAGTGGTTGATGTAGGAGTAGTCGACCCACTCGCCGTCCTCCTCCAGCACGGTCGGCGCCGGGATCTCCACGACCTCCAGCCGCCGGCCCCGCGCGTCGGTGGAGGCGCGCAGGATGGCGGCGATGGTCTTGCCGCGCTCGTGGTCCGGGTGGGCCGGGTCGGGCTGGCTGTGGACCATGACCACGCCGGGGCGGGCGAAGGCGGCGACGATGTCCACGTGGCCCTGGGTGCCGTAGGTGCCGTAGTCGCCGGCCAGGCCGTACGGGAGCCAGATCGCCTTGGTGGTGCCCAGGTGGGCGTGGATCTCGGCCTCGACCTGCTCGCGGCTCCAGTCGGGGTTGCGGCCCTTGCCCAGCTGCACGGTGTCGGTGAGGAGCACGGTGCCCTCGCCGTCCACGTGGATGGCGCCGCCCTCGTTGACGAGGGCGGTGCTGTAGGTGCGGGTCCCGGCGATGCCGGAGACCTCCCGGGCGATCTTCGAGTCGTGGTCCCAGCGGGCCCACTCCTGGGCGCCCCAGCCGTTGAAGGTCCAGTCGACGGCGGCCAGCTCGCCGGCGTCGTTGGTGACGAAGGTCGGACCGATGTCGCGCATCCAGGCGTCGTCGAGCTCGCGCTCGACCAGCTCGACCCCGTCGCCGACGACCGCGCGGGCGCTCTCGGCGTCACCGGGCGAGACGACGAGGGTCACGGGCTCGTACGCGAGCACCGCGCGGGCGACGGCGCCCCAGGCCTCGCGGGCCTCGGCGAGCTCCCGCTCGTTGGTGAAGGTGGGGTTGGGGCTGGGCCAGGCCATCCAGGTGCGCTCGTGGGGCATCCACTCGGCGGGCATCCGGAAACCGTCGTTCGCGGGCTGTGCGGTCATGGCAGGAGGTCCTTACGGGCTGTGCTGACTTACAGGAAGTACAGGCGGTTGAGGGAGACCGAATCGGCGGCTTCGGAGCGCAGCGGTTCCCCGTCCAGGGAGACGAGTCCGCTGCGCGCGTCCACATCGACCGCGCCCACCCGGGAGTTGAGGAGCAGGTCGCCGGGGCCGATGCCGCGGGTGCCGCGGACGGCGACGCGGCGCCTGCGGGTGGGCATCTCGTCGCTGCCGAGGGCCGCGGCGGCGGCCGACACGAAGGCGACGGAGATGTCGGCGGCCGTGGCCCCGTACGAGCCGAACTGCGGCCCGAGGACCAGCGGTTCGCAGGTGTCGGTGGCGGCGTTGGGGTCGCCGGTGACCCCGTACGCCGGGAAGCCCGACTTGAGGACCAGCTGCGGCTTGGCGCCGAAGAACTGGGGGCGCCACAGCACGATGTCGGCGAGCTTGCCGATCTCGATGGAGCCGATCTCGTGGGCCAGACCGTGGGCGATGGCCGGGTTGATCGTCAGCTTGGCCATGTAGCGCAGGACGCGGGCGTTGTCGTCGCCCTCGCCGTCGCCGGCCAGCGGACCCAGCTCGCCCTTCATCTTCGCGGCCATGGCGAAGGTGCGGCGGATCGTCTCGCCGGCCCGGCCCATGCCCTGGGCGTCGGAGGAGGTGATGCCGATCGCGCCCAGGTCGTGCAGCACGTCCTCGGCGCCCATGGTGCCCGCGCGGATCCGGTCGCGGGCCATGGCGGCGTCACCGGGGAGGTCCGGCTTGAGGTCGTGGACGGAGACGATCATGCCGTAGTGCTCGGCGACCGCGTCCCGGCCGAAGGGCAGGGTGGGGTTGGTGGAGGAGCCGATCACGTTCGGCACGCCGGCCATCTTCAGGACGTTGGGGACGTGTCCGCCGCCGCAGCCCTCGATGTGGAAGGCGTGGATGGTGCGGCCGTCCAGCACCCGCAGGGTGTCCTCGACGGACAGGCACTCGTTGAGGCCGTCGCTGTGCAGGGCGACCTGTACGTCGTACTCCTCCGCGACCCGCAGGGCAGTGTCCAGGGCGCGGGTGTGGGCGCCCATGTCCTCGTGGACCTTGAAGCCGCTCGCACCGCCCTCGGCCAGCGCCTCGATCAGCGGGGCCGGGTCGGAGGAGGAGCCGCGGGCGAGGAAGCCGATGTTGACGGGCCAGGCGTCGAAGGCGTTGAAGGCGTGCTTGAGCGCCCACGGGGAGTTGACTCCGACGCCCCAGACCGGGCCGAACTCCTGGCCGATGATCGTGGTGACGCCCGCCGCGAGCGAGGCCTCCATGATGCGCGGGGACAGCAGGTGCACGTGGGTGTCGACGGCTCCGGCGGTGGCGATCATGCCCTCGCCGGAGACGATGCTCGTGCCCGTGCCGACCACGACGTCCACCCCGTCCAGGGTGTCCGGGTTTCCGGCGCGGCCGATCGCGTGGATGCGGCCCTCGCGGATGCCGATGGAGACCTTGCGGATGCCGAGGACGGCGTCGATGACCAGCACGTTGCTGATCACCACGTCGCAGGTGTCGCGGACGGCGGCGGCCTTCAGGTGCAGTCCGTCGCGGGCGGTCTTGCCGAAGCCGGCGAGGAACTCGTCGCCGGGCTTCTGGGAATCGGACTCGACGCAGACGGTCAGCCCGGAGTCGCCGAGCCGGACCCGGTCCCCGGCGCGGGGGCCGAAGACGGAGGCGTACTCGTGCGGGTCGATGTGCCGACTGCCGGGGGCGCAGTGGTCGCTGTGCCGGGTCTGCTTGCTCACGCCTGGTCTCCGTCCGTGGCGTCGGTGGTGTCGGTGACATCGGTGACATCGGTGGCATCGGTGGCATCCGTGCCGAGGTAGCCGCAGGCGGCCGCGCGGCGCAGGGCCTCGGCCTTGGCGCCCGGGGCGTCGAGGGGGCCGTCGACCAGTCCGGCGAAGCCGATGGCGATGCGCTCGCCGCCGATGGGGACCAGGCCGACCTCGGCCTCGCCGCCCGGGTCGAAGCGGACCGAGGAGCCCGCCGGCACGCACAGCCGCATGCCGTAGGCGGCGGCGCGGTCGAAGTGAAGGCGCGGGTTCGCCTCGAAGAAGTGGAAGTGCGAGGTGACGCTGACCGGCACGGAGGCGGTGTTGCGCACGTGCAGGTGGACGGCGGGCTCCGGCTGGGGGGCGCCGGGGCCGGGCACGACCGCGCCGGGGGCGTGCTCGCCGAGGCCGACGGCGCCCCGGATCGGGGACGAGACCACCGCGAGGCGGGATCCGTCGTCGAAGACGGCCTCCACGTGCACCTCCGTGACCACGTCGCTGACGCCGGGCAGGACGTCGCCGGGGCCCAGCACCGAGCGGGCCTCCTCGATGGCCTCGGCGAGCCGCTTGCCGTCGCGCGCGGCCTCGCAGACCGTGTCCGCGATGAGCGCGGTGGCCTCGGGGACGTTGAGTTTCAGCCCGCGGGCCCGCCGGGCCCTGGCCAGTTCCGCAGCGCTGCGCAGCAGCAGCCTGTCGCGCTCCGTTGGGGTCAGCCGCACGCCGATCCACCACCCTTTGAGTCGATGGGTTAGAGCATCACTCTAACTCTTCATTTCTCCGCAATGAAGCATTGACCTGGGACCTGGGCTTAGGTCACATTGAGTGGCGCTCAAATATTGCGTTGCCACCCCCCGCCCTTCCAAGGGAGTCCCCCCATGCCCATCGAACAGCGCGGAGTCGACACCATCCCGGAAGAGGAGCGGACGAGCGGTCCCCGTGACCTGATTTCGATCCTCCTCGGCTCCAATCTCTGCCTCGGTGTGATCGTCTTCGGCTGGCTGCCCCCGTCCTTCGGGCTGGGTCTGTGGCCGTCGGTCACCGCCATCGTGACCGGCACCCTCGTCGGCATCGCCTTCACCGCGCCGCTCGCGCTCGTCTCCCTGCGCACGGGGACCAACCTCTCCACCTCCAGCGGAGCCCAGTTCGGCGTCCGCGGCCGGCTCGTCGGCTCGGTGGTCGGCCTGCTGCTCTCGCTCGGCTACACCGCACTGACCCTGTGGATCGGCGGCGACGTGATGGTCGGCGCCCTGTCCCGGCTCACCGGGCTGCCGGACACCGGCGCCTCCCGGGCCGTGATGTACGGCGTGCTCGCCGTGTGCACGGTCGTCGGAGCCGTCTTCGGCTACCGGCTGCTGCTGCGCATGAGCAAGGTCCTGTCCATCGGCATGGTGGTCCTGCTGGCCGTCGGCGTCTTCGCCTACGCCCCGGACTTCACCTCCGCCGCCCCGCCGGAGACCCCGTACCTGCTCGGCTCGTTCTGGCCGACCTGGCTGCTCGCCGCCGTCGCCGCCGGGCTCAGCGGGCCCGTCGCCTTCATCACCCTGCTCGGCGACTACACCCGCTACATCTCCCCGCGCAGGCACAGCTCCCGCAAGGTGCTCTGGTCCACCGGGCTCGGCCTGCTCGCCGGACTGCTGATCCCGCAGCTCTTCGGCACCTACACGGCGCTCGCCGCCCGGGCCGGCGCCGAGTACGCCGGTCCGCTGGTCGACGCCGCGCCGTTCTGGTACCTGGTTCCGCTGCTGGTCGCCGCGGCGGCCGGATCGGTCGGCAACGCCGGGCTGATGCTCTACTCCATGGGCCTCGACCTCGACGCCATCGTCCCCAAGGCCAGCCGGACCACGACCACCGTGATCGCCGCGGCCGTGGCCACCGCGTTCGTGTTCGTCGGCTCCTTCGAGTGGGACGTACAGGCCGCGATGACCTCGTTCGTGCTGCTGCTGACCGCGATCGGCACCCCGTGGGCCGTGATCACCCTCATCGGCCACGTGCGCTGCCGCGGCCACTACGACGCCGAGGCCCTCCAGGTCTTCAACCGCCGCGCCAAGGGCGGGGTCTACTGGTTCCGCGCCGGCTGGAACGTCCCGGCCACCCTCTCCTGGGCGATCGGCGCGGGCGTCGGCCTGCTCGCCGTGACCACCCCGTTCTACGAGGGTCCGCTGCTGGCCCTGACCGGTGGCGTGGACTGCTCCTTCGTCCTGTCCGGCCTGGCCGGCGGGCTGGTCCACACGGCCCTGACGGCCCGCACCGCCCCCGCCGCGGCCCCGGCCGAAGCCGCCGAGGAGCCGGTCGCCGCGTAGGACTTTCCCCGTACGTACGAAGGCCCGCGCCCCCCTGTGGTCAGGAGGGCGCGGGCCTTCGTACGTACGGGCTCGCCGGCTCTAGCCGAGCGGGTGCATCCAGCCGTGGGTGTCGGCGGTGTGGCCGGTCTGGAGGTCCAGCAGCGCCTTGCGGAGCTTCATGGTGACCTCGCCGGGCTCGCCGTCGCCCTGGGTCCAGTTGGCGCGCTCGGACTTGACCGAGCCGACCGGGGTGATCACGGCGGCGGTGCCGCAGGCGAAGACCTCGGTCAGGGTGCCGTTCTCGTTGTCGCGCTTCCAGTCCTCGGTGGTGATCCGGCCCTCTTCGGCGGTGTAGCCGAGGTCGCGGGCGATGGTGAGGAGGGAGTCGCGGGTGATGCCGGGAAGGAGCGAGCCGGTGAGCTCGGGGGTGACGATCCGATGTGCTCCGTCCTCCTGCCCGTACACGAAGTACAGGTTCATCCCGCCCATCTCCTCGATCCAGCGGTGCTCGACGGCGTCGAGCCAGACCACCTGGTCGCAGCCGTGCTCGGCGGCCTGGGCCTGCGCGACGAGCGAGGCCGCGTAGTTGCCGCCGGTCTTCGCGGCGCCGGTGCCGCCCTTGGCCGCGCGCACGTACTCCTCGGAGAGCCAGACGGAGACGGGCTTGACGCCGCCGGGGAAGTAGGCGCCGGCGGGCGAGGCGATGACGATGAAGAGGAACTCGTTGGCCGGGCGGACGCCGAGCCCGACCTCGGAGGCGAACATGAACGGCCGCAGGTACAGCGAGGCCTCGCCGGAGTCCGGCACCCAGGCGCGGTCCTGCTTGATCAGCGCGTCGCAGGCCGCGATGAACAGCTCGGTCGGCAGCTCCGGCATCGCCATGCGGCGGGCCGAGGACTGGAACCGCTCGGCGTTCGCCAGCGGGCGGAAGGTGGCAACGGTGCCGTCGGGCTGCTTGTAGGCCTTGAGGCCCTCGAAGATCGTCTGCGCGTAGTGCAGGGTCATGTTCGCCGGGTCCATCGACAGCGGCGCGTACGGGACCAGCTCGGCGTCGTGCCAGCCGCGGCCCTCGGTCCACTTGATCGTCACCATGTTGTCGGTGAAGTGGCGGCCGAAGCCGGGGCTCGCCAGGATCGCCTCGCGCTCCGCGGCGGACAGGGGGTTCGAGGAGGGCTTCAGCTCGATCGTGGGCGTCGTCATGAGTGCTTGTCCTTCACCGGTTGTGTATGGCGGACCGCGCTCACGGCGTACTAGGACGTCCGAGCTTCCCCGTAGTCCGCGGCCTCGCGTTCGATTATCGCGCGGGAGGAGGCTTCGGTGAAACGGGGTGTTTGCGGCCCAGGGGAGATGGTGACACCCGGGGCCGCACAGGAAAAGCCGCCGGGTGCGGTGATCGCGACCCGGCGGCTTCCTGGAGGTGGGGCTACCGGGTCAGCCGGCTACTCGAGCGGCGAGGGCGTCGCCGATCTCGTCGGTGGTGCGGAAGGTGCCGTCGCGCTCCGCCAGGTCCGCGGAGACCGCGTCCTCGATGCGGGCGGCCTGGGCCTCGTAGCCCAGGTGGCGCAGGAGGAGGGCGACCGACAGGATCGTCGCGGTCGGGTCGGCCTTGCCGGTGCCGGCGATGTCCGGGGCCGAGCCGTGGACGGGCTCGAACATGGACGGGAAGGCGCCGGTCGGGTTGATGTTCCCGGAGGCGGCCAGGCCGATTCCGCCGGTCACGGCGGCGGCCAGGTCGGTGAGGATGTCACCGAAGAGGTTGTCCGTGACGATGACGTCGAAGCGCTCGGGCTGCGTGACGAAGAAGATCGTCGCGGCGTCGACGTGCAGGTAGTCGGTGGTGACCCCGGGGTACTCCTGGCCGACCTTGTCGAAGATGTTCTTCCACAGGTGGCCGGCGTACACGAGGACGTTGTTCTTGTGGACCAGGGTCAGCTTCTTGCGCGGGCGGGCGTTGGCCCGCTCGTACGCGTCGCGGACCACGCGCTCGACGCCGTACGCCGTGTTGATGCTGACCTCGGTGGCCACCTCGGCCGGGGTCCCGGTGCGCAGGCTGCCGCCGTTGCCGGTGTACGGGCCCTCGGTGCCCTCGCGGACCACGACGAAGTCGATCTCCGGACGGCCTGCCAGCGGCGTGGCCGTGTTGGGGAAGAGCTTCGACGGGCGCAGGTTGATGAAGTGGTCGAAGGCGAAGCGGAGCTTCAGCAGCAGACCGCGCTCCAGGACGCCCGACGGGACCGAGGGGTCGCCGATGGCGCCCAGCAGGATCGCGTCATGGTGCTTGAGGGCCTCGAGCTCCGCCTCCGGGAGGGTTTCACCGGTGCGGTGCCAGCGCTGGGCGCCGAGGTCGTATTCCTTGGTCTCCAGCTTCACATCCTGGGGCAGGACCGCGGTAAGGACCTTGAGGCCCTGAGCCACGACTTCCTGGCCGATGCCATCACCGGGGATCACTGCGAGATTGATGCTGGTCGACATGGTGGAACCGTACTCCTTGTCCCACCCCTCAGACATATTGCGTCCATCATGTGGACGCAATATGTGCGGGGCCGGGCTCGTGCTCAGTGGCCGGTCGAGCCGCCGTTGTCACGGCGGTCCAGGGCGCGCTGGAGGGCGGCGGCGGCGTTCTTGCGGTCGGCATCGGCGGCGGCGGAGCGCCGGGCGCGGCGGACGGCGACGGGGTTCTGCGTCATGGTGATCGACTCCTTGAGATCACGGCGTGGCGGGGCCACGGATGAGGGGTTCCTTCAAGGCGCCGGAAGAGGCGGGGAGCGGTGCGCGGCAGGGGTTGCCTGCGACGGGGCGCGCGCTCTCGACCGCCATTCGCCGGATCGGCGAGACGTTCGGCTTCTACAACGTAAGCCAGCTCCCGCTGTATGTCTCCGCAATTACTCGGACTTCCTACTATCTGAGACGCGAAACCCCTCGGAAGGACCTCGACCGCGGCTCCGCTTCAGGCCTTGGCGGAGCGGAGTTCCCTGATCAGAGCCCTGACGGCGAGCGTCCTCGCCAGTTCCGGCGTGGTGACGTATCCCACCTGTCTCACGGGCCCCGAGGGGCCCAGACCGGTGATCTCGACGGCCTCACCCGCCTCCCGCAACGACAGCTCCGGCAGGACCGCCATGCCGAGCCCGCGCCCGACCATCGTGAGGACCATCCCGTCGTCCTCCGCCTTGACGGTGGCCCGCGGGATCCAGTCCTGGGCCTGCCACCAAGCCCGGGTGTAGGTCACCCTGGGCGCCGACGGCACCCGCAAGCTGCGCGGCCACGAGGGCGTCCCGCTGGAGGCGTACCTCTCGGTCCTCGGCGGCACCGGCCTGACCGCGTACGCCGCCCTGACCCGCACCGCGGCCCTGCGCGAGTACGGGCGGATCGCGTGGGTCGGCGGGATCTCGATGTACAACGGCGACCGCTCCCCCGCCGCGCCCCGCAACCCCTTCGAAGTCGTACACAAGTCGCTGCGCCTGGAAGGGGTATTGGTTCGCAATCACACCAATCTGCAGGACGAGCTGGAGGACTTTCTGGTCCCTCATCTGCGCAGTGACCTGATCTCCACCGACACCACCGTTGTCCAGGGATTCGATCACAAGGTGGACGACTTCCGGGGCATGCTCAGAGGGGAGAATCTGGGAAAAATGCTCGTGCGGCTCGATGTCTGAATCCGGCCATCCGGATGTTCACCGAGTTCTTACCGCACGGATGTAGACCTTTGGCGCGGCTGCCGCCACTCTTGCCGTCAATGTGCCAGCGGGGCACTTGAGTTGGAGGCGAGTAGCCAGTGACACCGATCAGCCGCAGAGGGTTCGTGGGAATCGGCGCCGGGCTGATGGCGGGGGCGGCCATCCCGGCGATCGCGCCGACCTCGGCGGCGGCCGCCGCCTCCGGCACCATCACCGACGTGAAGCACGTGGTGATCCTGATGCAGGAGAACCGCAGCTTCGACCACTACTTCGGCAAGCTGAAGGGTGTCCGCGGTTTCGGCGACCGCGCCGCAGGCAACATCCCGGGCGGCTGGGGCATGTTCAACCAGCCCAACTGGGGCGGCCGCCAGTACCCGTGGAAGCTCAGCTCCACCCCGCCGGCCGGCGGGGTCGACGGCGAGACCCTCGCCCAGTGCAACGGCGACCTCCCGCACAGCTGGAACTCGCAGCACGCGGCCTGGAACAAGGGCCGCATGGACAACTTCGTCACCGGCGTCGGCAACACCCGCACCCTCGGCTACCTCGACCGCGGCGACATCCCCTTCCACTACGGCCTCGCCGACAACTACACCATCTGCGACGCCTACTTCTGCTCGACCCTGAGCGCGACCGGCCCCAACCGCACCTTCCTGTGGAGCGGCAAGGTCGACGCGGGCAGCAAGGACGGCGGCGACGAGTCCGGGCTGACCTGGGAGACGTACGCGGAGGCCCTGCAGCGCGCCGGGATGAGCTGGAAGGTCTACCAGAACGCCCAGGACAACTACGGGGACAACGGGCTCGCCTACTTCAAGAAGTTCACGGACGCGGCCCCCGGCAATCCGCTGTGGGACCGGGGCATGGGCTCCGTGCCCAAGGTCACCGGCTCCACCCCGGACGACATCGCCGCCGCCATCCGCGCGGACGTCGTCGCCGGCACCCTCCCCCAGGTCTCCTGGGTCGTGGCGAACGAGGCCTTCTCCGAGCACCCGTACGCCCCGCCCGGCGACGGCGCGCACTTCGTGGACCTGGTCTACCGCGCGCTCTCGGCGAACCCGGAGGTCTTCGACTCCACCGTCCTCTTCCTCAACTACGACGAGAACGACGGCTTCTTCGACCACGTCCCGCCGCCGGTCGCCCCGCCCGGCACGGCCGGCGAGTACATCGACGGCACCCCGATCGGGCTCGGCTTCCGCGTCCCCATGATCGTGATGTCTCCGTGGACGCGCGGCGGCTGGGTGAGCTCCGAGGTCTTCGACCACACCTCCGTGCTGCGCTTCATGGAGACGTGGACGGCCGCGCTGGGCACCCCGGCCGCCTGTCCCAACATCAGCGCGTGGCGCCGCAAGGTGGTCGGCGACCTCACGGGCGTCTTCGACTTCGCACACCCGGTCTACGGGGTCCCCGCAGGCCTGCCGTCCACCGCCAAGGTCATCGGCCAGGCGACCTGCGGCCCGCTCCCCAACCCGGTGCCGCAGGACAACGCACAGCCGGTGCAGGAGGCCGGGACGCGGCCCGCGCGGGCACTTCCGTACCAGGTCAACGGGAACCTGGACCGTTTCGAGTTCGGTGCCGCCGGCAAGATCCTGGCCTGGTTCTCGATGACGAACGCGGGCACGGAGGCGAAGCGGCCGGCGCACTTCTCGATCCACCCGCACCAGTACCGGGACACGGCGGCCTGGCAGTACACGGTGGACGCCGGCGCGACCTCGACGGACTACTTCAACATCGGCACCGGCAGCGGCTCCGGCAAGTACGACATCTCGATGTACGGGCCGAACCGCTTCCTGCGGCGCTTCATCGGCGACGCGTCGAAGGCGGGCAAGTCGATCGAGGTCGCGGCGCGCTTCGCGGTGGAGGCGAGCACCGGCAAGACGGCGGTCTACTTCAAGATGACCAACTCCTCGGCCTCGCCGGTCACCTTCACGATCCGCTCGAACGCCTACCGCACGGACGGCCCGTGGACGTACACCGTCCCGGCGAACTCCTCGCGCGAGGACTACTTCAACGCCGTGGCCTACAGCAGCGGCTGGTACGACTTCACGGTCCTCGCCGACTCCGACGGCACCTGGTCGCGGCGCTACACGGGCCACATCGAGTCGGGCGCACCGAGCATCAGCGGCTAGCCCCTCGGCCAGGCCGTCCAGCCGGTGCCGTGGCCGGAAGGGCCCACCGGGTCGCGGCGCGGGTCGCGGCGCCAGGCACGGCACGGCACGGCACTAGAGCACGTCGCCGTCCCGCCAGTCGAAGCGGAGCGGCCCGGCGGCGGGGTCCGGCAGGACCCCGCCGTCCGGCGCCCACACGTACGTCGACCCCTCCTCCTCGGGGAGCCGCTCGGGCCCGTCCGGCCCGAGCACCCCGATCTCCCCGCCCCATACCCGCCAGCCCCGCGCGGCGTACAGCGCGGCGCCGACGTCGGACGCGCTGAGCGCCCCGAGCGGGTAGGCCCGCGCGAGGACCCCCTCCAGCGACTGCATCACCACCCCGCCGAGCCCGCTCCGCCGCCGGTCGGCGCGGACGGCCACGGCCTCGACGTACCCGGTGCGCAGCGCCCGCCCCGCGTGCAGGACCCGCCGCTGGACGACGCTCCCGTGCGCGACGAGCTCCTCGCCCTCGTACACCAGCACGTGCATCCCGCCGAGCGCGTGCTCGAAGTCCTCTTCCCCGAAGTCCCCTTCGAAGGCGGAGTCGAGCAGCTCCCGCACCCGCCGCAGCTCCCCTTCGCCGACCTGCGAGGTGTGCCGAAGGAACACGGCCCGCCCGCCGGCGCCGTCGCGCGTGGAGTCCGGGTCCCGTGCCGCCGTCCGCCGCAGTCCCGCCCGTGCCGCCCCCGCGTCCCAGTCGTCCATGCCGGGACGGTACCAAGCGGGCTCCGCCGCCCCGGGATCCGGAATGCGGACACGAAATATCGCCCACCGGCCGGATTCGTCCGACGCGGGTCTGGCGGTCTGGACCACTGCCTCGGCAGACTCTGCCCATGTCGCCCGATACCCAGCAGTGGACCCCGATCCACGGCCAGCCCTACCGCGCCGCCCCCTACCGCCCCGAGCGGATGCCGAGCGCGGAATCCCTCGCGCGCGCCGCCGAGTTGCGGACGCGGATGGACGAGCGCAGGACCGTACGCCACTTCTCCCCCGACCCCGTGCCCGAGCAGGTCGTCCGGGACGCCGTCGCGTGCGCCGCGACCGCGCCCTCCGGCGCGCACCAGCAGCCGTGGACGTTCGTCCTGGTCAAGGACCCCGCCGTGCGGCGGCAGATCCGCGCCGCCGCGGAGCAGGAGGAGCAGCTGTCCTACGACGGCCGGCTCGGCGACGAATGGCTCGCGGCCCTGCGCCCCATCGGCACGGACGCCGTGAAGACCCACCTCACCGACGCCCCGGCCCTGATCGTGGTCTTCCAGCAGCGCTACTGGCTCGGCGAGGACGGCACGAAGCACAAGCACTACTACGTCGACGAGTCGGTCGGCATCGCGGTCGGCATGCTGCTGTCCGCCCTCCACCTCTCCGGCCTGGCCGCCCTGATCCACACGCCGAGCCCGATGCGGTTCCTCTCCCACGTCCTGGACCGCCCGGAGAACGAGAAGGCCTTCGCGGTCATCCCGGTCGGCTACCCCTCCCCCGACTGCGAGGTCCCGGACCTGGTCCGCAAGTCCCTGGACCAGGTCATCGTGGAGGTCTAGGCGGACCTCCGGACATGAAA harbors:
- a CDS encoding GNAT family N-acetyltransferase, whose protein sequence is MDDWDAGAARAGLRRTAARDPDSTRDGAGGRAVFLRHTSQVGEGELRRVRELLDSAFEGDFGEEDFEHALGGMHVLVYEGEELVAHGSVVQRRVLHAGRALRTGYVEAVAVRADRRRSGLGGVVMQSLEGVLARAYPLGALSASDVGAALYAARGWRVWGGEIGVLGPDGPERLPEEEGSTYVWAPDGGVLPDPAAGPLRFDWRDGDVL
- a CDS encoding nitroreductase family protein; translated protein: MSPDTQQWTPIHGQPYRAAPYRPERMPSAESLARAAELRTRMDERRTVRHFSPDPVPEQVVRDAVACAATAPSGAHQQPWTFVLVKDPAVRRQIRAAAEQEEQLSYDGRLGDEWLAALRPIGTDAVKTHLTDAPALIVVFQQRYWLGEDGTKHKHYYVDESVGIAVGMLLSALHLSGLAALIHTPSPMRFLSHVLDRPENEKAFAVIPVGYPSPDCEVPDLVRKSLDQVIVEV